A window of Macrotis lagotis isolate mMagLag1 chromosome X, bilby.v1.9.chrom.fasta, whole genome shotgun sequence contains these coding sequences:
- the ANKLE1 gene encoding ankyrin repeat and LEM domain-containing protein 1: MGRRTADGAEDCAGGAGGAGGAALLLARRLRDALLRGRPGPVPAGRWRRCCGPGPAPPLPTPPPPRADPEARARREVAALLRLGADPNLVLPDGAAAVHLAAGSARESGPRCLALLLRRGADPNARSEDALTPVHVAACWGRHQSLKLLLQEGGDPELRDQDGKRALDLALEQGDEECVQILRGHASSDRPCRPAPGRGEDGGRAPTGGDLDTGIWELSHKTDRQRSPDHTGRAHLEGGEVQSEASATGPTLPRQALPAHPQPSPGKGVGLDKLPESDSSFPAPLFAQPTSSPSSAPRLVSEPHLGPDAVSPDQDSVFHPDPGHSCEDQDETVPSSLSADTGTSSSDSFWTAVEAFDSDAQASNTIPSSPITPEAPEAVPSWPRKSRSESQSDSTAGTSSIQTEPLDRYSLDSRAPQTPGHPRKNLAYAALRTELRAMIRNTGYSQTVLDESDMLPPSMDPVSQLNSQLRGLVLGSPPESQDLTITSRKLQGLVSHNGEGSSSPLSDKSMEQDPSLKLPLGRSGPDSVNNECSREGKYPNLENLEEAGTVPLLVAFSEDDPFNDFLTNNRTSQSSEDGVSRWLAEDGEDEEDHLSQGTRVSSCWNGLRKPPEPHRACPIMQPPGLKPPEPRHTDPKAGSSFNDQHLLHAENSGMDGQHNYNPSAPSPLRDPFTLSNQELMQHLPSLGETPDPVTPFTRQYYLKRLQERSPGGQAAPARYSSELTLVLQTGCIPNAQDDEDALAQQFDRPDPTQRWHEGIVKSSFTYLLLDPRVTQNLPSRCHILSPAECFQTFIHAIFYVGKGTRTRPYSHLSEALHHQQNRQKQTCPKVQRILDIWGSGRGVVSLHCFQNVIAVEAYTREACLVDALGTQVLSNQKKGHYYGLVAHWPPHRRRRLGVHLLHRALGIFLAEGERQLRPPDIQVGT; this comes from the exons ATGGGCCGCCGGACGGCGGACGGCGCGGAGGActgcgcggggggcgcggggggcgcggggggggcCGCCCTGCTCCTGGCGCGGAGGCTCCGGGACGCGCTGCTCCGGGGGCGGCCGgg GCCCGTGCCCGCAGGGAGGTGGCGGCGCTGCTGCGGCCCGGGCCCTGCCCCCCCTCtgcccactcccccccccccccgcgctgACCCCGAGGCCCGTGCCCGCAGGGAGGTGGCGGCGCTGCTGCGCCTCGGGGCCGACCCCAACCTGGTGCTGCCGGACGGCGCGGCCGCGGTCCACCTGGCGGCGGGCAGCGCGCGGGAGAGCGGTCCGCGGTGCCTGGCACTGCTGCTACGTCGGGGAGCCGACCCCAACGCGAG GTCCGAGGACGCCCTGACCCCCGTGCACGTGGCCGCCTGCTGGGGCCGACACCAGAGCCTGAAGCTCCTGCTGCAGGAGGGCGGTGACCCCGAGCTCCGGGACCAG GATGGGAAACGCGCCCTGGACCTGGCCCTGGAGCAGGGCGACGAGGAGTGTGTGCAGATCCTGAGGGGGCACGCCAGCTCCGACAGGCCTTGCCGCCCAGCGCCTGGCAGAGGGGAGGATGGAGGCCGAGCCCCGACCGGAGGTGACCTGGACACCGGCATCTGGGAGCTTTCCCATAAGACTGATCGTCAGAGGTCTCCGGACCACACGGGCAGAGCCCATCTGGAAGGGGGCGAGGTGCAGAGCGAAGCTTCGGCCACTGGGCCCACCCTCCCGCGCCAGGCGCTCCCAGCTCATCCTCAGCCTTCACCCGGGAAAGGAGTCGGGCTAGATAAACTCCCCGAATCTGACTCCAGCTTCCCTGCACCCCTCTTTGCCCAACCCACTTCCTCACCTTCCTCAGCTCCTAGGCTGGTCTCTGAGCCCCACTTGGGACCAGACGCCGTCTCCCCAGATCAAGACAGCGTCTTTCACCCAGACCCAGGCCATTCCTGTGAAGATCAAGATGAGACAGTCCCCAGCTCTCTCTCTGCTGATACGGGCACCTCCTCTAGTGATTCCTTCTGGACTGCAGTGGAAGCCTTTGACTCTGATGCCCAGGCCTCCAATACTATCCCTTCCAGCCCCATCACTCCAGAAGCCCCTGAGGCTGTACCATCTTGGCCCAGGAAGAGCAGGAGTGAGTCCCAGTCAGACAGCACCGCAGGGACCAGCTCCATCCAAACAGAGCCCTTGGATAGGTACTCCCTAGATAGTAGGGCTCCCCAGACTCCAGGGCACCCCAGGAAGAATCTGGCTTATGCAGCCCTGAGGACTGAGCTCAGGGCCATGATACGGAATACTGGATACTCTCAGACTGTTCTTGATGAGTCAGACATGCTACCACCCAGTATGGACCCTGTGAGCCAACTGAATTCTCAGCTGAGGGGACTGGTTCTGGGTTCCCCTCCAGAGTCCCAAGATCTTACCATCACTAGCCGCAAGCTCCAGGGCTTGGTCTCCCACAATGGAGAGGGCAGCAGTTCTCCCCTTTCCGACAAGAGTATGGAGCAGGACCCATCCCTGAAGCTACCGCTTGGAAGAAGTGGCCCAGACTCCGTGAACAATGAGTGTTCCAGGGAAGGAAAGTACCCAAACCTGGAGAATTTAGAAGAGGCTGGAACAGTTCCCCTCTTGGTAGCATTCTCAGAAGATGACCCATTTAATGATTTTCTGACTAACAACAGGACTTCCCAGAGTAGTGAGGATGGGGTTAGCAGGTGGCTGGCAGAAGATGGTGAAGATGAAGAGGACCACCTCTCACAAGGCACCAGGGTcagttcctgctggaatggcctcAGGAAGCCTCCAGAGCCACATAGGGCATGTCCAATCATGCAACCTCCTGGGCTGAAGCCCCCAGAACCTCGGCATACTGATCCCAAGGCTGGATCCAGTTTCAATGACCAGCATCTGTTGCATGCTGAGAACAGTGGTATGGATGGACAGCATAACTATAATCCTTCCGCACCTTCACCACTGCGAGACCCTTTTACCCTGTCCAACCAGGAGCTGATGCAGCATCTTCCGTCCCTTGGGGAGACTCCAGATCCTGTCACCCCCTTCACCAGACAATACTACCTGAAACGACTGCAGGAGAGGAGCCCTGGGGGACAAGCTG CTCCAGCAAGATACAGTTCAGAGCTGACCCTGGTCCTGCAGACAGGTTGTATCCCTAATGCCCAAGATGATGAGGATGCCCTGGCCCAGCAGTTTGATCGACCAGATCCAACCCAGAGGTGGCATGAGGGGATTGTTAAGTCAAGTTTCACCTACCTGCTGCTGGACCCCAG GGTGACTCAGAACCTGCCCTCCCGATGCCACATCTTGAGCCCAGCTGAATGTTTCCAGACCTTTATTCATGCCATCTTCTATGTGGGCAAGGGAACTCGGACCCGGCCATACTCCCACCTCTCCGAGGCCTTGCACCATCAACAGAATAGGCAGAAGCAG ACTTGCCCCAAGGTGCAGCGCATCCTAGACATTTGGGGGAGTGGCCGTGGCGTGGTCTCCCTGCACTGCTTCCAGAATGTCATTGCAGTGGAAGCCTATACAAGGGAGGCATGCCTAGTGGATGCCCTTG GGACGCAGGTGCTTTCCAATCAGAAGAAGGGTCACTACTATGGTTTGGTAGCACACTGGCCACCTCATCGGCGTAGACGTCTAGGTGTGCACCTGTTGCATCGGGCCTTGGGCATCTTCCTGGCAGAGGGAGAAAGGCAGCTTCGGCCCCCGGACATCCAAGTTGGTACCTGA
- the BABAM1 gene encoding BRISC and BRCA1-A complex member 1 isoform X1 yields the protein MEPVESGSAADEEEDRVMEQRPRTRSNPEGAEDRALSTQASVGNRSEGEGEAASADDSPQNPPSTNGKPWQVPPQTPEFQVRTPRVNCPEKVIICLDLSEEMSLPKLESFNGSKTNALNVSQKMIEMFVRTKHKIDKCHEFALVVVNDDTTWLSGLTSDPRELCSCLYDLETATCMAFSILVKGARDRLGQKSTEPGDLDSLFNLIQQKIELPVTENVQTIPPPYVVRTILVYSRPACQAQFAVMEPIKKMLQCPYFFFDVVYIHNGTEEKEEEASWKDTYALFGGLDSKGTSYKYEVSLSGPAVELHNCMAKLLAHPLQRPFQTHASYSLLEEEDSAEMEATV from the exons ATGGAGCCAGTAGAATCGGGAAGTGCTGCAGATGAGGAGGAGGACCGGGTGATGGAGCAGAGGCCTCGGACCCGATCCAATCCAGAGGGTGCTGAAGACCGAGCCCTAAGCACCCAAGCAAGTGTGGGGAATCGGAGCGAAGGGGAGGGTGAAGCAGCCAGTGCTGATGACAGCCCGCAGAACCCACCCAGCACCAATGGCAAGCCCTGGCAAGTGCCACCACAGACTCCAGAATTTCAGGTCCGGACACCCAGGGTCAATTGCCCAGAGAAGGTG ATCATATGCCTGGACCTGTCAGAGGAAATGTCTTTGCCAAAACTGGAGTCATTTAATGG CTCAAAGACCAATGCCCTGAATGTGTCCCAGAAGATGATCGAGATGTTTGTTCGGACAAAACACAAGATTGACAAGTGCCATGAGTTTGCCCTGGTGGTGGTAAATGACGACACTACTTGG CTCTCAGGCTTGACCTCGGATCCCAGGGAGCTGTGCAGCTGCCTCTACGACCTCGAAACTGCTACTTGCATGGCTTTCAGTATCCTTGTGAAAGGGGCAAGGGACAGACTGGGACAGAAGTCCACAGAACCTGGAG ACTTGGACAGCCTGTTCAACCTTAT ACAGCAGAAGATTGAGCTTCCAGTCACAGAGAATGTCCAGACCATTCCACCACCTTATGTAGTGCGAACCATCTTGGTGTACAGTCGCCCTGCCTGCCAGGCCCAGTTTGCTGTGATGGAGCCCATAAAG AAGATGCTCCAATGTCCGTATTTCTTTTTTGATGTGGTATATATCCACAATGGtactgaggaaaaagaagaggaggccAGCTGGAAG GATACATATGCCCTCTTTGGAGGTTTGGATTCCAAAGGCACCAGCTACAAGTATGAGGTTTCGCTGTCAGGGCCAGCTGTGGAGCTGCACAACTGCATGGCCAAACTTCTGGCCCACCCTTTGCAGAGACCTTTCCAGACACATGCCTCCTACAGCCTCCTGGAGGAAGAGGATTCTGCTGAAATGGAAGCCACTGTGTAA
- the BABAM1 gene encoding BRISC and BRCA1-A complex member 1 isoform X2 translates to MEPVESGSAADEEEDRVMEQRPRTRSNPEGAEDRALSTQASVGNRSEGEGEAASADDSPQNPPSTNGKPWQVPPQTPEFQVRTPRVNCPEKVIICLDLSEEMSLPKLESFNGSKTNALNVSQKMIEMFVRTKHKIDKCHEFALVVVNDDTTWLSGLTSDPRELCSCLYDLETATCMAFNLDSLFNLIQQKIELPVTENVQTIPPPYVVRTILVYSRPACQAQFAVMEPIKKMLQCPYFFFDVVYIHNGTEEKEEEASWKDTYALFGGLDSKGTSYKYEVSLSGPAVELHNCMAKLLAHPLQRPFQTHASYSLLEEEDSAEMEATV, encoded by the exons ATGGAGCCAGTAGAATCGGGAAGTGCTGCAGATGAGGAGGAGGACCGGGTGATGGAGCAGAGGCCTCGGACCCGATCCAATCCAGAGGGTGCTGAAGACCGAGCCCTAAGCACCCAAGCAAGTGTGGGGAATCGGAGCGAAGGGGAGGGTGAAGCAGCCAGTGCTGATGACAGCCCGCAGAACCCACCCAGCACCAATGGCAAGCCCTGGCAAGTGCCACCACAGACTCCAGAATTTCAGGTCCGGACACCCAGGGTCAATTGCCCAGAGAAGGTG ATCATATGCCTGGACCTGTCAGAGGAAATGTCTTTGCCAAAACTGGAGTCATTTAATGG CTCAAAGACCAATGCCCTGAATGTGTCCCAGAAGATGATCGAGATGTTTGTTCGGACAAAACACAAGATTGACAAGTGCCATGAGTTTGCCCTGGTGGTGGTAAATGACGACACTACTTGG CTCTCAGGCTTGACCTCGGATCCCAGGGAGCTGTGCAGCTGCCTCTACGACCTCGAAACTGCTACTTGCATGGCTTTCA ACTTGGACAGCCTGTTCAACCTTAT ACAGCAGAAGATTGAGCTTCCAGTCACAGAGAATGTCCAGACCATTCCACCACCTTATGTAGTGCGAACCATCTTGGTGTACAGTCGCCCTGCCTGCCAGGCCCAGTTTGCTGTGATGGAGCCCATAAAG AAGATGCTCCAATGTCCGTATTTCTTTTTTGATGTGGTATATATCCACAATGGtactgaggaaaaagaagaggaggccAGCTGGAAG GATACATATGCCCTCTTTGGAGGTTTGGATTCCAAAGGCACCAGCTACAAGTATGAGGTTTCGCTGTCAGGGCCAGCTGTGGAGCTGCACAACTGCATGGCCAAACTTCTGGCCCACCCTTTGCAGAGACCTTTCCAGACACATGCCTCCTACAGCCTCCTGGAGGAAGAGGATTCTGCTGAAATGGAAGCCACTGTGTAA
- the ABHD8 gene encoding protein ABHD8 — MLTGVADGIMCCLLGSTANAVGPLESVESSDGYTFVEVKPGRILRVKHVCPPPVGDQPPAPLQPEGQQGGLVHCKRRITVYRNGQLVVENLGDVLRTDLLQGYNGIGEPPSTLELEMPEPSSSMENGLSGEGGPPGSGPGGRRRRIRRPKRTINIDCEKRVTSCKGAQADVVLFFIHGVGGSLAIWKEQLDFFVGLGYEVVAPDLAGHGASSAPQVAAAYTFYALAEDMRAIFKRYAKRRNVLIGHSYGVSFCTFLAHEYPELVHKVIMINGGGPTALEPSLCSIFNMPTCVLRCLSPCLAWSFLKAGFARQGAKEKQLLKEGNAFNVSSFVLRAMMSGQYWPEGDEVYHAELTVPVLLVHGMHDKFVPVEEDQRMAEILLLAFLKLIDEGSHMVMLECPETVNTLLHEFLLWEPEVLGPLDYPDASATEKK; from the exons ATGCTGACCGGTGTGGCCGATGGCATCATGTGTTGCCTCCTGGGTTCAACAGCCAATGCCGTGGGACCTCTGGAAAGTGTTGAGTCCAGTGATGGCTACACTTTTGTGGAGGTAAAGCCAGGGAGAATCCTCCGGGTGAAACATGTGTGCCCCCCACCTGTGGGAGACCAGCCACCAGCACCTTTGCAGCCAGAAGGGCAGCAGGGTGGGTTAGTTCACTGCAAGCGGCGCATCACAGTCTACCGCAACGGGCAGCTGGTGGTGGAGAACCTTGGGGATGTGCTCCGCACTGACCTCCTGCAAGGATACAATGGTATTGGTGAGCCACCCTCCACCCTGGAATTGGAGATGCCTGAACCTTCTTCCTCAATGGAAAATGGGCTATCCGGGGAAGGGGGCCCCCCAGGCTCAGGACCTGGTGGGCGGCGGCGGAGGATACGGCGCCCCAAACGCACCATCAATATCGACTGTGAAAAGCGGGTCACCAGTTGCAAGGGTGCCCAGGCTGATGTGGTCCTCTTCTTCATCCATGGTGTGGGTGGCTCCCTGGCTATTTGGAAGGAACAGCTGGACTTCTTTGTTGGCCTGGGCTATGAGGTGGTGGCTCCAGACCTGGCGGGACATGGGGCCAGTTCTGCCCCACAGGTGGCTGCTGCATACACCTTCTATGCTCTCGCTGAGGACATGCGAGCCATCTTCAAACGCTATGCCAAGAGACGAAATGTGCTCATTGGGCATTCATATGG GGTTTCCTTTTGCACATTCCTGGCCCATGAGTACCCGGAACTGGTTCATAAAGTGATCATGATCAATGGTGGAGGCCCCACGGCCCTGGAGCCAAGCCTGTGCTCCATCTTCAATATGCCCACCTGTGTTCTCCGATGCCTCTCGCCTTGCCTGGCCTGGAGCTTCCTCAA GGCTGGCTTTGCCCGCCAGGGGGCCAAGGAGAAACAGCTGTTGAAGGAGGGCAATGCTTTCAATGTGTCATCCTTTGTGCTTCGGGCCATGATGAGTGGACAGTACTGGCCAGAAGGTGACGAGGTCTACCATGCTGAGCTCACTGTACCTGTCTTACTGGTGCACGGCATGCACGACAAATTTGTGCCTGTGGAAGAAGATCAGCGTATGGCAGAG aTCCTCCTCTTAGCTTTCCTGAAGCTCATTGATGAGGGCAGCCACATGGTGATGCTAGAGTGTCCAGAGACAGTCAACACCCTGCTCCATGAATTCCTTCTGTGGGAGCCAGAGGTCCTGGGGCCTCTTGACTATCCTGATGCCAGTGCCACCGAGAAGAAATAA